The following proteins come from a genomic window of Athalia rosae chromosome 1, iyAthRosa1.1, whole genome shotgun sequence:
- the LOC105691378 gene encoding uncharacterized protein LOC105691378 isoform X2 translates to MSLIGKFCIQMIIVINGNPVYTGSRIERGQHENSAWLWFERLAETDAGDYSCLAISLNASRQRSVSTDIHLTVKNKVGTCGPNWFRCPSTRCIRLRYLCDGMADCEHGEDESSIAGCGPDPCFGKIYCGERCMPRSLCCDLGNCNTSLPVVRLEPPGSISTEQQRLNDMGFLQTTIYTVIGCAMAFMFIVTILVIMICRVHMKRAMNSRCSQQVRNPGPRPRHSVPLYDLDLYLNRAADINSQRGVTVTYNINNGVQFVGRPVEPPPYSEIAPLPPREGPPPPYVSRENLLDSAATSNSNQDTALPRTNLNLTSPCVNTASMVTRIIPSCQNNSNSARVQCFSSGQIPTYEATPGFNHFVMSRNCDDASNTTLNTSDSTVLNTSSNSDSSSNNSVSNFVICRNITSHSQNFEPEYSETDSLLIENQLEAQAHSEDRVARIPENPSSLIHSLKRIEVPDTVEVLKNSSSIDISLPKSERLDRPNIAEMALNPVANFDLEMSKCFLMHQTPHDTKNLMTSETEPSLLDVDYQIGMSPESKCSRNIKKNKNGDSINFIGNRNIESTLQRLSCKTVLDLSAMGESSKSSLSIGNYSAATGSLPLHLNGNPSDSFTRSDAHLDEQSSSLITINPDSVESELLRDCVQTNDPVTTIVDATLYAKTSSGKKNPIDNSRKASSSSENLTKDLKSFNDQNPERFPAYVNVKNEQMVRVPSVSDEHNSVGYNELSQATVTGNNASGNSTKTIDSDNMPVREAQPLVMPLRESFIGVRRRE, encoded by the exons ATGTCGTTGATTGGAAAGTTTTGCATCCAAATGATAATCG TTATCAATGGAAACCCAGTCTACACTGGAAGTAGGATCGAACGTGGCCAGCATGAAAATAGTGCTTGGCTCTGGTTTGAACGACTTGCCGAAACGGATGCGGGTGACTACAGCTGTCTAGCTATCTCACTAAATGCAAGTAGACAACGCAGCGTGTCAACAGATATTCATTTGACTGTTAAAAATA AAGTTGGAACATGTGGGCCAAACTGGTTCAGATGTCCTTCGACCCGCTGTATCAGGCTTCGTTACTTATGCGATGGCATGGCGGATTGTGAGCATGGAGAGGATGAAAGTTCTATTGCTGGATGTGGCCCAGATCCAtgttttggaaaaatatactGTGGTGAACGATGCATGCCCCGTTCATTGTGCTGTGATCTCGGAAACTGCAACACAAGTTTACCAGTTGTTCGACTTGAGCCACCTGGAAGTATTTCTACGGAACAGCAACGTCTTAATGATATGGGTTTTCTCCAGACTACTATTTATACAGTTATAG GCTGTGCTATGGCATTCATGTTCATTGTGACCATTTTGGTGATAATGATATGTAGGGTCCACATGAAACGGGCTATGAATTCAAGGTGCTCACAGCAAGTGAGGAATCCGGGCCCACGGCCACGACACAGCGTTCCACTTTATGATCTTGATTTGTACTTAAATAGAGCTGCAGATATCAACAGTCAAAGGG GGGTAACGGTGACGTACAACATTAATAATGGAGTTCAATTTGTTGGGCGGCCTGTGGAACCTCCACCATATTCAGAAATTGCTCCGCTACCTCCGAGGGAAGGACCACCGCCTCCCTATGTCtcacgtgaaaatttattagatTCCGCGGCCACATCAAATTCGAATCAAGACACAGCATTACCTCGGACCAATCTCAATTTAACTTCGCCGTGCGTCAATACTGCAAGTATGGTAACTAGAATTATACCCAGTTGCCAAAATAACTCGAACTCGGCTAGAGTTCAGTGTTTTTCGAGCGGTCAAATTCCGACATACGAAGCCACGCCAGGTTTTAACCACTTTGTGATGAGTCGTAACTGCGATGATGCCTCAAACACGACATTAAATACTTCCGATAGTACGGTTCTCAATACCAGCAGCAATTCAGACTCAAGTAGTAATAACTCTGTCAGCAATTTTGTGATATGTAGGAATATAACGTCGCACTCCCAAAACTTTGAACCAGAGTATTCAGAGACAGATTCACTTTTGATCGAAAATCAACTAGAAGCTCAAGCTCATAGCGAGGATCGTGTTGCAAGAATTCCTGAAAATCCTAGCTCTCTGATTCATAGTCTGAAAAGGATCGAGGTTCCAGATACGGttgaagttttgaaaaattccagtAGCATTGATATTTCTCTACCAAAATCCGAACGACTAGATCGTCCAAATATTGCTGAGATGGCGCTTAATCCTGTAGCTAATTTTGACCTAGAAATGAGCAAATGTTTCCTCATGCATCAAACTCCCCACGACACCAAAAATCTAATGACCTCGGAAACAGAACCCTCTTTACTGGACGTAGATTATCAAATTGGGATGTCACCTGAATCGAAGTGTTctcgaaatataaaaaaaaataagaatggcGATTCTATCAATTTCATAGGCAATCGAAACATTGAATCTACCTTACAAAGACTCAGTTGTAAGACGGTTTTGGACTTGAGTGCGATGGGTGAATCTTCAAAAAGCAGCTTGTCTATTGGCAACTATTCTGCAGCTACCGGATCTTTGCCTCTTCATTTGAATGGTAACCCATCAGACAGTTTCACAAGATCTGATGCTCATTTAGATGAGCAAAGTTCTAGTCTGATAACAATTAACCCAGATTCAGTTGAATCCGAGTTACTACGTGATTGCGTGCAAACTAACGATCCAGTTACAACGATTGTTGATGCTACTTTGTACGCAAAAACATCCTCTGGTAAAAAAAACCCGATTGATAATTCGAGAAAAGCTTCATCAAGTTCTGAAAATCTCACTAAAGATTTGAAGAGTTTTAATGATCAAAATCCGGAACGTTTTCCTGCTTATgtaaatgtgaaaaatgaacaaatggtGAGGGTGCCTTCGGTAAGTGATGAACATAATTCGGTAGGTTACAATGAGTTATCACAGGCCACTGTGACCGGTAATAATGCTTCAGGAAACAGCACAAAGACTATTGATTCTGATAATATGCCAGTGAGAGAAGCACAACCGCTGGTTATGCCTTTGCGAGAGTCTTTTATTGGTGTacgaagaagagaatga
- the LOC105691378 gene encoding uncharacterized protein LOC105691378 isoform X1, which produces MQCFTLFTLILIWTVNKLQCSDRVNNSTGHLAKLIVTPKPAEGVGIKPVVLGKEAEPLNLTCQIVYQKTERNDIPLSREVTLPVYVVDWKVLHPNDNRLVINGNPVYTGSRIERGQHENSAWLWFERLAETDAGDYSCLAISLNASRQRSVSTDIHLTVKNKVGTCGPNWFRCPSTRCIRLRYLCDGMADCEHGEDESSIAGCGPDPCFGKIYCGERCMPRSLCCDLGNCNTSLPVVRLEPPGSISTEQQRLNDMGFLQTTIYTVIGCAMAFMFIVTILVIMICRVHMKRAMNSRCSQQVRNPGPRPRHSVPLYDLDLYLNRAADINSQRGVTVTYNINNGVQFVGRPVEPPPYSEIAPLPPREGPPPPYVSRENLLDSAATSNSNQDTALPRTNLNLTSPCVNTASMVTRIIPSCQNNSNSARVQCFSSGQIPTYEATPGFNHFVMSRNCDDASNTTLNTSDSTVLNTSSNSDSSSNNSVSNFVICRNITSHSQNFEPEYSETDSLLIENQLEAQAHSEDRVARIPENPSSLIHSLKRIEVPDTVEVLKNSSSIDISLPKSERLDRPNIAEMALNPVANFDLEMSKCFLMHQTPHDTKNLMTSETEPSLLDVDYQIGMSPESKCSRNIKKNKNGDSINFIGNRNIESTLQRLSCKTVLDLSAMGESSKSSLSIGNYSAATGSLPLHLNGNPSDSFTRSDAHLDEQSSSLITINPDSVESELLRDCVQTNDPVTTIVDATLYAKTSSGKKNPIDNSRKASSSSENLTKDLKSFNDQNPERFPAYVNVKNEQMVRVPSVSDEHNSVGYNELSQATVTGNNASGNSTKTIDSDNMPVREAQPLVMPLRESFIGVRRRE; this is translated from the exons ATGCAGTGTTTTACTCTGTTCACACTGATCCTCATTTGGACAGTGAACAAATTACAAT GTTCAGATCGTGTGAACAATTCCACCGGCCACCTAGCCAAATTGATTGTCACACCCAAGCCAGCAGAAGGTGTAGGAATCAAGCCAGTTGTTTTAGGAAAAGAAGCAGAACCATTGAATTTGACTTGCCAAATTGTTTACCAAAAAACAGAACGGAATGATATCCCATTATCACGTGAAGTAACTCTGCCTGTTTATGTCGTTGATTGGAAAGTTTTGCATCCAAATGATAATCG ATTAGTTATCAATGGAAACCCAGTCTACACTGGAAGTAGGATCGAACGTGGCCAGCATGAAAATAGTGCTTGGCTCTGGTTTGAACGACTTGCCGAAACGGATGCGGGTGACTACAGCTGTCTAGCTATCTCACTAAATGCAAGTAGACAACGCAGCGTGTCAACAGATATTCATTTGACTGTTAAAAATA AAGTTGGAACATGTGGGCCAAACTGGTTCAGATGTCCTTCGACCCGCTGTATCAGGCTTCGTTACTTATGCGATGGCATGGCGGATTGTGAGCATGGAGAGGATGAAAGTTCTATTGCTGGATGTGGCCCAGATCCAtgttttggaaaaatatactGTGGTGAACGATGCATGCCCCGTTCATTGTGCTGTGATCTCGGAAACTGCAACACAAGTTTACCAGTTGTTCGACTTGAGCCACCTGGAAGTATTTCTACGGAACAGCAACGTCTTAATGATATGGGTTTTCTCCAGACTACTATTTATACAGTTATAG GCTGTGCTATGGCATTCATGTTCATTGTGACCATTTTGGTGATAATGATATGTAGGGTCCACATGAAACGGGCTATGAATTCAAGGTGCTCACAGCAAGTGAGGAATCCGGGCCCACGGCCACGACACAGCGTTCCACTTTATGATCTTGATTTGTACTTAAATAGAGCTGCAGATATCAACAGTCAAAGGG GGGTAACGGTGACGTACAACATTAATAATGGAGTTCAATTTGTTGGGCGGCCTGTGGAACCTCCACCATATTCAGAAATTGCTCCGCTACCTCCGAGGGAAGGACCACCGCCTCCCTATGTCtcacgtgaaaatttattagatTCCGCGGCCACATCAAATTCGAATCAAGACACAGCATTACCTCGGACCAATCTCAATTTAACTTCGCCGTGCGTCAATACTGCAAGTATGGTAACTAGAATTATACCCAGTTGCCAAAATAACTCGAACTCGGCTAGAGTTCAGTGTTTTTCGAGCGGTCAAATTCCGACATACGAAGCCACGCCAGGTTTTAACCACTTTGTGATGAGTCGTAACTGCGATGATGCCTCAAACACGACATTAAATACTTCCGATAGTACGGTTCTCAATACCAGCAGCAATTCAGACTCAAGTAGTAATAACTCTGTCAGCAATTTTGTGATATGTAGGAATATAACGTCGCACTCCCAAAACTTTGAACCAGAGTATTCAGAGACAGATTCACTTTTGATCGAAAATCAACTAGAAGCTCAAGCTCATAGCGAGGATCGTGTTGCAAGAATTCCTGAAAATCCTAGCTCTCTGATTCATAGTCTGAAAAGGATCGAGGTTCCAGATACGGttgaagttttgaaaaattccagtAGCATTGATATTTCTCTACCAAAATCCGAACGACTAGATCGTCCAAATATTGCTGAGATGGCGCTTAATCCTGTAGCTAATTTTGACCTAGAAATGAGCAAATGTTTCCTCATGCATCAAACTCCCCACGACACCAAAAATCTAATGACCTCGGAAACAGAACCCTCTTTACTGGACGTAGATTATCAAATTGGGATGTCACCTGAATCGAAGTGTTctcgaaatataaaaaaaaataagaatggcGATTCTATCAATTTCATAGGCAATCGAAACATTGAATCTACCTTACAAAGACTCAGTTGTAAGACGGTTTTGGACTTGAGTGCGATGGGTGAATCTTCAAAAAGCAGCTTGTCTATTGGCAACTATTCTGCAGCTACCGGATCTTTGCCTCTTCATTTGAATGGTAACCCATCAGACAGTTTCACAAGATCTGATGCTCATTTAGATGAGCAAAGTTCTAGTCTGATAACAATTAACCCAGATTCAGTTGAATCCGAGTTACTACGTGATTGCGTGCAAACTAACGATCCAGTTACAACGATTGTTGATGCTACTTTGTACGCAAAAACATCCTCTGGTAAAAAAAACCCGATTGATAATTCGAGAAAAGCTTCATCAAGTTCTGAAAATCTCACTAAAGATTTGAAGAGTTTTAATGATCAAAATCCGGAACGTTTTCCTGCTTATgtaaatgtgaaaaatgaacaaatggtGAGGGTGCCTTCGGTAAGTGATGAACATAATTCGGTAGGTTACAATGAGTTATCACAGGCCACTGTGACCGGTAATAATGCTTCAGGAAACAGCACAAAGACTATTGATTCTGATAATATGCCAGTGAGAGAAGCACAACCGCTGGTTATGCCTTTGCGAGAGTCTTTTATTGGTGTacgaagaagagaatga